One window of the Spirochaetaceae bacterium genome contains the following:
- a CDS encoding BrnT family toxin, with the protein MQFEWDEKKNEANMAKHGYRLLEGITVWADKGHVEFIDDRFDYGEMRKITVGKYDGRLISVCWTQRKRKIRLISVRPAGRKEKELYDGSSNNDVKTGFSKHNR; encoded by the coding sequence ATGCAATTTGAGTGGGACGAAAAGAAGAACGAAGCTAATATGGCCAAACACGGCTATAGGTTGCTTGAAGGAATTACCGTTTGGGCCGATAAAGGCCATGTTGAATTTATTGATGACAGATTTGATTACGGTGAAATGCGTAAAATAACTGTAGGAAAGTATGATGGTAGGTTAATATCGGTATGTTGGACACAGCGAAAGAGAAAAATTCGTTTAATATCGGTACGTCCCGCAGGTAGAAAAGAAAAGGAGTTATACGATGGCAGTAGTAACAATGACGTTAAAACAGGCTTTAGCAAGCATAACCGATGA
- a CDS encoding BrnA antitoxin family protein, which produces MAVVTMTLKQALASITDDDRARMRRIADSGEPDLTDPDAPEITDDMLKTARRHGKLMFPNGIEAEQTIQFDSDVLAGLKKTGKDLSATINEVMRGYLQSIGVM; this is translated from the coding sequence ATGGCAGTAGTAACAATGACGTTAAAACAGGCTTTAGCAAGCATAACCGATGATGACCGTGCCCGTATGCGGCGAATTGCCGACAGCGGCGAGCCCGATCTTACCGACCCCGACGCCCCCGAAATTACCGACGACATGCTTAAAACCGCCCGCAGGCACGGTAAGCTAATGTTTCCTAATGGCATAGAGGCCGAGCAAACCATTCAGTTTGATAGCGATGTGTTAGCTGGCTTAAAAAAGACCGGCAAAGATTTATCGGCTACTATTAATGAGGTAATGCGCGGGTATCTACAAAGCATTGGGGTGATGTAG